TAGAGCTCTGACAGACAGTGTGGGTGGCTCTTATAAGAGCCTTTGGGTTTATAGTAAAGTAGAAGAATGCCAttacttggcgctggtgtacttGGTGACAGCCTGGGTGCCCTCGGACACGGCGTGCTTTGCCAGCTCTCCGGGTAGCAACAGGCGCACGGCGGTCTGGATCTCCCGGGAAGTGATGGTGGAGCGCTTGTTGTAGTGAGCCAGGCGAGAGGCTTCTCCTGCGATGTGCTCAaagatatcattgacaaaggagttcatgatcccagacacacacacacacactgacactcactagcagacacactcactgacactcactagcagacacacgcattgacactcactgacactcactagcagacacacacattgacactcactgacactcactagcagacacaaacacacacactaaaactcacactaacacatgtttttttttattaatttaatcccccagtctccttacctttttggagtgctgaagggattccctggggtccagtggtgctgctgggctcctgggctccttggctggctccctccctggctggctggctccctggctggctccctggctggctggctggctccctggctggctgactcccaggctggctggctcccgggctggcgggcggacgcgagggagcactctcccatgtgtgcttcctcttcagctccctcgcgcaccgtgtagggatgccggcgccgtaagatgacatcatcttccggctccgttatcagtatgcggcgcgcgagggagctgaagaggaagcacacatgggagagtgctccctcgcgcgcccgcagaaccgggcgctcggccacgctacaataggtcgtcggttggaggggagcgcagtgcgcttccctccttccggtcagcctgattttgcgcccccagggccggtgcgccctaaggcggccgcctgggccgccttatggtagcgccggccctgttgctatctgggttaaaacattcacataaaacataaaatacagaatttccctgcattcaccaaatccatacgaattggaaccaggggctggaggttcagtggcgcctgcacgtaaaagtgtccgattttggtgcatgaaagctggGCAGAAAAGCGTtgactgcccggggagctccagaacaccgccccctagcggccgctaagtgtaacagtggCCGCCCAGTAAcattcaattaagctgcggttaaccgcagcttcagggaggtaaattggaggcacactccagcttctgggtggcccattaacaacgccggccggcttcccacggctctggggaggttggtaaacggctgtttgtttggtagatggaatctaccgaactgctgtgcagaaagggagaaatcaaTCCTTCTGCAcatcaaaattaaccctttagctgacggtccataatctaaaggcagcaggcgagcaaccaggcttctccagttcacagtggcgaagttggtttcaccACACCTGTTACCTGCTTTAGCATAGCTTAAACCTGACACACTTGGTTACCTATATGTTAACAATTGCATATCTTGCTGCCCATACCAAATGTCTATGACGACCTAATCTGTCGAACGAGTCTTTGTTTATGCCTATAACTTACCTTGCACCTTCcttctttgtcactcctctgaataTTCCTACCTGACGTGTGCATCTTGTTAAATCTTGGTAAATCATTTAAACTAAACGAGAACCTAAGCTGTCAAAATATTGATCTCATTAATCTAAAAAAAGTGCCTTGACAAACGAATGCCACGACTTGTACTGCAAATGTCTATCAATTTttcttgatgtcgctgttgtggcgcaccaaggctttttgttacttttgtgcacaacaaaaataaagaatttaaaaaaaaataaaaatgtgttagtaTGAGTgagatgagtgagtgtgtgtctgtcagtgagtgtgtatgtgtgtgtatgtctgttagtgtgtgtgtgtgtgtttgtatgtctgttagtgtgtgtgtgtgtgtgtgttagcctgtgagtgtgtctgttagtgtgtgtgtctgactgtgtgtgtgtctgttagtgagtgtgtgtgtctgttagtgagtgtgtgtgtgtgtgctagtttgtgtctgttagtgactgtgtgtttgtctgtttgtgagtgtgtctgttagtgtgtgtgtgtgtgtgtgtgtgtatatttagaatgcggggtggagggaagggttgggtgtgggtggcgggggggggaggaggggggcgcctgagttttgtcctgcctagggcagcacaaaaccaggatacaccactgcctgggaGTGAGAGCACTCTGTTCAAAGTTTTATCGGATCACGGTGGTTGCCCGATCCGATTAGGAGTTGCAGACAAGTTTTGTTGTAGCTCCCTgtcaagtcacacctccctgcatgtgacttgcacagccttccataaacacttcctgtaaagagagccctatttaggctttctttattgcaagttccgtttaattaagattttcgtatcccctgctatgttaatagcttgctagaccctgtaagagcctcctgtatgtgattaaagttcaatttagagattgagatacaattatttaaggtaaattacatctgtttgaaagtgaaaacagtttttttttttgtttttttgttcctttcatgcaggctctgtcaatcatagccagtggaggtatggctagggctgcataaacagaaacaaagtgatttaactcctagatgacagagaattgagcagtgagactgcaggggaatgatctatacactaaaactgctttatttagctaaagtaatttaggcgactatagtgttcctttaagggctaATCGTAAAGCCAGAGCAATCTACATACAATCTATTTATCTGATATAGAATTGCCACACATAGAATCTCaacccataaaaataaataaaaaacaatatagcaAGAAATGGATTGTCTTCTAAATATTGCTAGTAAATGGAAATTTCACTGGGTAATCACTATAAATGTATGTCACAAGACCGTACTAGCTGGTAGGATAACGTAATCCAAAATAGCTATCCAGAATGTATGAGCCCAAACTTAGATACTTTGTTATATTCATAAACAGAATTGAAGATTCATTCCAGATACGATCTGCTGTGTAACTCACTAGCCTGTTCAACAGTTAGTATTGTCATAGCGCTTAAGGTTTGATTGTTTTCAGGAGCAGTCCTTACATTTATCACTTATTTGGCACATAGTCTATGGAAAGCCAGTTTTAACtattgtagtgtatatatatatattttatattgctacCCGACGATCTAGGAATATTAAGTAAGGGGTCTATTTGGGCAGGTTTCCATGAATGGAGCAGGTTTTCTAAAGACGGATTTCAGTTTAAGATCCATCTAGCAGGGGAAGGCAATTCAGACCTAGTGGTACATGACAATCTGAGCAATATGTgagattcactaaacagtgaataccGAGAGCAGCAGAGATGATACTAGTGGGTTTATCACGAGGATTAGAGCTCTGACAGACAGTGTGGGTGGCTCTTATAAGAGCCTTTGGGTTTATAGTAAAGTAGAAGAATGCCAttacttggcgctggtgtacttGGTGACAGCCTTGGTGCCCTCGGACACGGCGTGCTTTGCCAGCTCTCCGGGTAGCAGCAGGCGCACGGCGGTCTGGATCTCCCGGGAAGTGATGGTGGAGCGCTTGTTGTAGTGAGCCAGGCGAGAGGCTTCTCCTGCGATGCGCTCAaagatatcattgacaaaggagtTCATGATCCCCATACCCTTGGAGGAGATACCGGTGTCGGGGTGGACCTGTttcagcaccttgtacacgtagatGGCATAGCTCTCCTTCCTGGTCTTCCTACGCTTCTTGCCATCTTTCTTTTGAGTCTTGGTCACGGCTTTCTTAGAGCCTTTCTTGGCGGCTGGTGTGGACTTGGCTGGATCAGGCATGATCTACGCTGTTTGCTGGAAATACAATGACGGTCTGCGCGCTCCGGCGGCTCTATTTATAGGCAGGCCATGCAAATTAAGCCCTTCCActttctgtgatgggattggTCAACACAGACAGGTGACGAAACGATGTCATAGTTTCAGCAATTGATTGGTATCCTATACAGCGCGTGTCTAATTGGCTGCTtgcaaagccatccaatcacagagcaGAGTGTGTCTATAAATAGCCCGTGTAAAGGGGGGTGAGGTTTTATTATCAGCGAAATTCTAGAACCAATATGTCAGGCCGTGGAAAGCAAGGAGGAAAGACCCGTGCAAAGGCGAAGACTCGCTCATCCCGCGCTGGTCTTCAGTTCCCAGTCGGCAGAGTCCACCGTCTGCTGAGGAAGGGGAATTATGCAGAGCGTGTTGGAGCCGGTGCCCCCGTTtatctggctgcagtgctggagtacCTGACTGCTGAGATCCTGGAGCTGGCAGGGAATGCCGCCAGAGATAACAAGAAAACCCGCATCATTCCCCGCCATCTCCAGCTCGCTGTCCGTAACGACGAAGAGCTCAACaaactgctgggaggagtgactatcgcccagggaggtgtcttgcccaacatccaggctgtgctgctgcccaagaaAACCGAAAGTCATAAATCAAAGAGCAAGTAAAGCGGACAGCTGCTCCACCGGTCTAGACtaaaaacacaaaggctcttctaAGAGCCGCCCACAGTCTCCACAAAGAGCGCAACCATCTTCCTGTAtctactctctctcacacacacacacacacacacacacacacacacacacacacaccatgaacgTGTAACAAGTCAAATAGGAAGCGTTCTCGTCCTGCACTCAGTCCCATTCTGTATACAACATTTCAACTCTAGAACGCGAGCTAGAATCAATGTATACCCATGATACGTGCAGCAGCATCGAGTTAAACATTGGGTCAAGTGTATATAGTGTGCCTGAGCCTCTAttgctaaggggggaggggggggggagaatctcGCTTACTTACGGTTGTCCCCCTCCCTGTCTGAACATGCTGCGTGAAACTTTGGATAAGATTCAGCTCTACAGATCCGATCTCTGGCTGCTGGATGCGTTAGCTCTGCCTCAACAGCATGGACTCACGGCCGCACAAGGGGATTATTGTTTCAATGAGTGGCTGCCTGGTAACATTCCCTGCTCTGTCTCATGTAGCTCGGTTATAAGGCGGCTGGGCGTACTGTGAGTCCTTTATCAGACGTGATCACACTAAGAATCCCATGTAAAGAAGCGGGCTCTCTGCATGTGTTAGAGGTGTATGTCCCATCTCCCCTCGGTAAAGCCTACACACTAGTTAATAATTCTATTGGGAGTAATACGGCCATTACTGCCCACTGCCAATCCTATCAACTAGTAGcgtctataataaatgctgtcaggACAGGAGGACTCACTGAAGGACTAGATCCCTTCTTTGAAGCAGATGATTTGAGCGGGTATTTTGAATGAGGGGGAGGGGATaagcagttgatttgagcgggtattttaaaatgagtaactatttgtgttcagccaatcagaatactCCACCCACCTGATGAACCAATGGAAACGCCGTGCCTGGCTATAAAAGCTCGGTCTTGTAAGCGCAGACTTCATTCGCGCTCGTTTTGTTACGATGGCCAGAACTAAGCAGACCGCCCGTAAATCCACCGGAGGCAAGGCTCCCCGCAAGCAGCTAGCCACCAAAGCTGCCAGGAAGAGCGCTCCAGCTACCGGGGGAGTGAAGAAGCCTCACCGTTACCGGCCGGGAACTGTGGCTCTCCGGGAAATCCGCCGTTATCAGAAATCCACCGAGCTGCTCATCCGCAAGCTGCCTTTCCAGCGCCTTGTCCGTGAGATCGCTCAGGATTTCAAGACTGATCTGCGCTTCCAGAGCTCTGCCGTCATGGCTCTGCAAGAggctagcgaggcttacctggtGGGTCTCTTTGAGGATACAAACTTGTGTGCCATCCACGCCAAGAGGGTCACCATCATGCCCAAAGACATCCAGCTGGCCCGTAGGATCCGAGGAGAGAGAGCTTAAACTCTTGACTTGttcacacaaacaccacaaaggctcttttaagagcccccAAATCTGCACTGGAATGAGTTTAAACACTTTTATATGCACGGTCTTTGTATCCTCTGCACATCACTAAATATCTAGACGTATTCAGTTTTTCTTTTCTAATTTATAAACAATTCCCCCCGGGTAGCTATAGTAGCTGCTTGGCTATTTTACCTTCACAGATTTTCAGTGAATAAACTCATCTAGTAGACAGTAGAAGCGAATTACTCTATTTACAAGCGATCATGTGAATTGGCAGCAGGTAAAGGAGTACTTTATATTTGCTACGGCTTGCTTAGAGGAAAAGAatacatgtgtatttatatacagcTAGTCATAATGTTTCTAATGAAATGGCTTTAAACTGCAAGCATGTTATAAAATGTAAGCAACAGTAACTATATTCAATACTTCTAAAATCTTGGTAGTCTGTCTAATCTAAATGCACTGCACTAGATCGCAATGTTGAGTGATATAGCGCTACAATTACTAGAAATCGAGTGCTAACTGTGCAGACAAATCGATGTGTAACTAGAGAATGACACGATCTCAATAACCATTGACTCTACATAGGAGAATGTTATAAACTCAGAACTCGATGTGTTTGAGCAGTAGAAGGCAGTTTGTCAGATATAGGGTTGAAGTGATTAGATTGACTCTTTCAGTGAAAAGGTGGGTGGCCCTAAAAAGGGCCTTTGGGTTAGTGGGGTATGCGGTAAGGCCGAGTCAGGGTTTTAACCTCCGAAGCCATAGAGAGTGCGGCCCTGGCGTTTAAGGGCATAGACTACGTCCATGGCGGTCACAGTCTTCCTCTTGGCATGCTCGGTGTAGGTGACGGCGTCCCGGATAACATTCTCCAGGAAGACCTTCAGCACCCCGCGAGTCTCTTCGTAGATGAGGCCGGAGATACGCTTCACTCCTCCTCTGCGAGCCAGGCGGCGGATTGCAGGCTTGGTAATGCCCTGGATGTTGTCACGCAGGACCTTTCTGTGCCGCTTAGCGCCGCCTTTCCCGAGACCCTTTCCGCCTTTACCTctgccagacatggttctgtTTTACTATCTGCCGCAATGATACGGGATACACTGCAACGCTCTCCTTATATACACCACGGGTGGACCGAATGGAGAACTGCAGCACATGGGGCGGAGTTAAGTCCCGCCctcattcacattttttttttttccccctctttcctGAAATGGTTCTGTCTCTTGAACATAAAGTTGTGTAAACACGAAGGATGAAACAAgatcgtgatttttttttttaaatcatgtattTAGTGTTGCTTTGAAAGTCGGCTTATTCACAGCACACGGTATCACTTATTTCCTACGGTTTGATCATCTAAATAAGCGCCCGGTTCCCAAGTGAGAGAGGGCGATGGCAGTCCCTTTATTATCACCATGTAAATATTCAGCTCGACAACAGCCTTAATTAGTCTCTGCTTTATCATCTTACTGAACAGGAAATAAAGCCAGTATGGCTACTTTGGATGGTGATATTCTATAGATTATATGCGTTTCTCACTCAATTCTGACTAAAGTTGGCCTTTTGCAGTTTAATGAATCTCCCACAATATCTTGGCAAGGAGGGAATTTCAACTtcccacaaaaaaataataaaaacattttataaagagTAGCACTGACAAGGTACTTTCTATTTACATCCCAACGAGGTATTTTCTAGCACTAGATCCTGCTTTACGAATGAGAAATGGTGTGTGTGACATTCTATAAAATAAACACGTGCCTATCACAAATATAGCTCTTAAAGGACAAGGTGGTGGCTCTTAGAAGAGCCGTTTGgacttttaaatataaattaaaacaagATACGAGCAGGGCTTCTTTTTTCTTGGGAGCTGCCTTTTTAGCCTTTGCTGGACTCTTAGCGGCTTTGGGCTTGGCTGCCTTTTTAGCCGGGCTCTTTGTTGCTTTTTTAGCCGGACTCTTCACTGCCTTCTTGGGCTTGGCGGCTTTGACTTTCTTGGGGCTCTTGGTGACTTTTTTAGCGGAGGCTGCCGGCTTCTTGGCCTTCTTCGGGCTCTTCGCGGCTACCTTCTTCACTTTAGCCGGAGACTTGGAGGCTTTCTTTGGGGCGGGCTTCTTGACTTTAGCCGGTGCCTTCTTGGGCTTTGCAGCCTTGTCTTTGCTCTCCGCCTGCTTCTTGTTGAGCTTGAAGGAGCCGGAGGCTCCGCTACCTTTGACCTGGACGAGAGTCTCTTTAGTCACCAAGCCCTTGAGAGCCAGCTTGAGGCGGCTGTTATTCTTCTCCACATCGTAACCAGCGGCGGTCAAAGCCTTCTTCAGGGCTGCCAGGGACACCCCGCTGCGCTCTTTAGAGGCGGACACAGCTTTAACAAGGAGCTCGGACACGTTGGGACCGGACGGCTTGGCAGCTTTCTTGGCGCTGGATGCCTTCTTCGGCTGCTTCTTCTTAGAATCGATTTCAACCGCAGGAGCGGCAGCAGGAGCAGTTTCAGCCATGATCACTATTCACTATACCGATCAGTCAATAATTCCGTTCACAGCCGGCTCTCATTTATAGATCTCAAGCTGGCATCCTATAGGCTGATCTAAGCGCGCTCTGATTGGATACAGTCTTATGACACACCCTTCACTTTCCCTTCTCCTGCTTTTCACACACTGCTCTCACTCTGTGTTTCCGAGTGGATACAACTAATAGATTTTACTGAAATAAGAGAACGGATGTCGATGTCATCCATCGTGAAATGTACTAAACTATCTTATCTAGAGTTTATTAGCAGTCTCATGGCTCCCGAGGGCTGTCACAATGTAGTAGAGCTGGGGAAAGCAGACACAACTCGTTTGTGATCAGCTTGATGTTCTCCAGAAACATTATTTCCAGAACTATTTAAATGATATATTTGAAGGCTTTCTTTCTCACTCTTATTCAGGGAAGGGAAGGGACCTGTGTTATCAAGGTGTGTTGTAGCTCATGtcataaagaaacagagaagaGGGATGTTGCACCTCGTTTGTTCAGACAGTAAACTCAGGCAGTATGTAGTAAGATCATAGCATATA
This Pelobates fuscus isolate aPelFus1 chromosome 3, aPelFus1.pri, whole genome shotgun sequence DNA region includes the following protein-coding sequences:
- the LOC134601833 gene encoding histone H1B-like, giving the protein MAETAPAAAPAVEIDSKKKQPKKASSAKKAAKPSGPNVSELLVKAVSASKERSGVSLAALKKALTAAGYDVEKNNSRLKLALKGLVTKETLVQVKGSGASGSFKLNKKQAESKDKAAKPKKAPAKVKKPAPKKASKSPAKVKKVAAKSPKKAKKPAASAKKVTKSPKKVKAAKPKKAVKSPAKKATKSPAKKAAKPKAAKSPAKAKKAAPKKKEALLVSCFNLYLKVQTALLRATTLSFKSYICDRHVFIL
- the LOC134601347 gene encoding histone H3, whose amino-acid sequence is MARTKQTARKSTGGKAPRKQLATKAARKSAPATGGVKKPHRYRPGTVALREIRRYQKSTELLIRKLPFQRLVREIAQDFKTDLRFQSSAVMALQEASEAYLVGLFEDTNLCAIHAKRVTIMPKDIQLARRIRGERA
- the LOC134601346 gene encoding histone H2A type 2-C gives rise to the protein MSGRGKQGGKTRAKAKTRSSRAGLQFPVGRVHRLLRKGNYAERVGAGAPVYLAAVLEYLTAEILELAGNAARDNKKTRIIPRHLQLAVRNDEELNKLLGGVTIAQGGVLPNIQAVLLPKKTESHKSKSK
- the LOC134601344 gene encoding histone H2B-like; its protein translation is MPDPAKSTPAAKKGSKKAVTKTQKKDGKKRRKTRKESYAIYVYKVLKQVHPDTGISSKGMGIMNSFVNDIFERIAGEASRLAHYNKRSTITSREIQTAVRLLLPGELAKHAVSEGTKAVTKYTSAK
- the LOC134601348 gene encoding histone H4 — encoded protein: MSGRGKGGKGLGKGGAKRHRKVLRDNIQGITKPAIRRLARRGGVKRISGLIYEETRGVLKVFLENVIRDAVTYTEHAKRKTVTAMDVVYALKRQGRTLYGFGG